The following are from one region of the Ornithorhynchus anatinus isolate Pmale09 chromosome X1, mOrnAna1.pri.v4, whole genome shotgun sequence genome:
- the LOC103164789 gene encoding uncharacterized protein LOC103164789, translating into MDAVAEWTSGTPRVEFHEAELEGSGEIQHQQSNPPEVWVCGHTVVSPEKRVWCQPYGTQLGIASSRARVSWLGTREMLWDQLLPLIQSMVQQGISPNVIIIHLGENDLVQQTELGLTITMKNDLTTLCRAFPMAKIVWSTLLPRRTWLGAQKPEAVDKTRKAVVNELSKFCSLSGISVLRHDQIVHSVPELFSQDGVHLSEIGASIFNANLREAIEACL; encoded by the exons ATGGACGCCGTGGCTGAGTGGACAAGCGGCACACCCAGAGTGGAGTTCCATGAAGCGGAGCTGGAGGGATCAG gaGAGATTCAACACCAGCAGTCTAATCCTCCTGAAGTTTGGGTGTGCGGCCACACTGTAGTCTCGCCTGAGAAGAGAGTGTGGTGTCAACCGTATGGAACCCAGTTAGGAATAGCCTCCAGCAGAGCTCGCGTCTCCTGGCTTGGTACAAGGGAGATGCTGTGGGACCAGTTACTGCCCCTCATTCAGTCCATGGTGCAGCAAGGAATTTCACCAAATGTGATAATCATACACCTTGGGGAAAATGACTTAGTCCAacagacagagctaggattaacgATCACCATGAAAAATGACCTGACAACGTTGTGTAGGGCCTTTCCCATGGCAAAGATTGTGTGGTCGACACTGTTGCCTAGAAGAACGTGGCTGGGGGCACAGAAACCTGAGGCAGTTGATAAGACCAGGAAGGCAGTGGTTAATGAGCTCTCTAAATTCTGCAGCCTCTCTGGCATTTCTGTCTTAAGGCATGACCAGATTGTCCATTCTGTCCCGGAGCTGTTCAGCCAAGATGGGGTTCACTTGTCCGAGATTGGGGCAAGCATTTTTAATGCCAACCTGCGGGAGGCAATTGAAGCCTGCTTGTAG